A genomic segment from Euleptes europaea isolate rEulEur1 chromosome 17, rEulEur1.hap1, whole genome shotgun sequence encodes:
- the CDKN1B gene encoding cyclin-dependent kinase inhibitor 1B: protein MSRVRLSSGGSPALERPDASPKPSACRSLFGPVDRDELARELRRHRRQLAQAGRAAWNFDFQRHRPLGGRYEWQALDPHALPDFYSRPPRLRAARPGHGDGGDGGPPRPAAEPPQAAPPAQPRKRPAEPDDSSHQNKRANATEVIPEDSPSASSVEQTPKKSSPRRHQT, encoded by the exons ATGTCGCGCGTCCGCCTGTCGTCCGGCGGCAGCCCGGCCCTGGAGCGCCCGGACGCCTCGCCCAAGCCCTCGGCCTGCCGCAGCCTCTTCGGCCCCGTCGACCGCGACGAGCTGGCCCGCGAGctccgccgccaccgccgccagcTGGCCCAGGCCGGCCGCGCCGCCTGGAACTTCGACTTCCAGCGCCACCGGCCCCTCGGCGGCCGCTACGAGTGGCAGGCCCTCGACCCCCACGCCCTGCCCGACTTCTACAGCCGGCCCCCCCGGCTCCGCGCCGCCCGACCCGGCCACGGCGACGGCGGCGACGGGGGGCCCCCGCGCCCCGCCGCCGAGCCGCCCCAGGCCGCGCCGCCCGCCCAGCCCAGGAAGCGGCCCGCCGAGCCCGACG attctTCTCATCAAAACAAAAGAGCCAACGCAACAGAAGTAATTCCAGAAGACTCTCCCAGTGCCAGCTCAGTGGAACAAACGCCCAAGAAATCCAGCCCCAGACGGCATCAAACGTAG